A window from Telopea speciosissima isolate NSW1024214 ecotype Mountain lineage chromosome 8, Tspe_v1, whole genome shotgun sequence encodes these proteins:
- the LOC122670746 gene encoding indole-3-pyruvate monooxygenase YUCCA6-like, which translates to MDLWRRERKGKMVHDNFHNKMICVPGPIIVGAGPSGLATAACLTESGVPSLILERASCIASLWQLKTYDRLCLHLPKQFCELPLMPFPVGFPTYPTKQHFLEYLESYAKVFDIKPSFNETVKSAEYDHSLGLWKVKTMGLKEETEYVSRWLVVATGENAEEVLPEIEGMTDFNGSKLHTSQYKNGQTFDGKKVLVVGCGNSGMEVCLDLCDHNARPSLVVRDTVHVLPREMLGRSTFGLSMWLLKWFPVSLVDRFLLFVSRLMIGDTSRLGLCRPSLGPLELKSMAGKTPVLDAGTLAKIQSGQIKVCRGIKRLTHHAAEFVDGKVENFNAIIFATGYKSNVPSWLKERDLFSEEDGYPKKPFPNGWKGECGLYAVGFTKRGLLGASMDARRIAQDIERCWKAESKHLSNCSRFSSSTTVSTTTTTTTTIMI; encoded by the exons ATGGACttgtggaggagagaaagaaaaggcaaaATGGTTCATGACAACTTCCACAACAAGATGATTTGTGTTCCTGGTCCGATAATTGTCGGTGCCGGCCCATCTGGTTTGGCCACGGCAGCTTGTCTCACAGAAAGTGGAGTTCCAAGCTTAATCCTTGAAAGGGCTAGTTGTATAGCTTCTCTTTGGCAGCTCAAAACTTATGATCGTCTTTGTCTCCATCTTCCTAAGCAATTTTGTGAGCTTCCTCTCATGCCATTTCCTGTTGGTTTTCCTACTTATCCAACCAAACAACATTTCTTGGAGTATTTGGAATCTTATGCCAAGGTGTTTGATATAAAGCCTAGTTTCAATGAGACTGTGAAGAGTGCAGAGTACGATCATAGCCTTGGACTTTGGAAAGTGAAAACTATGGGTTTGAAGGAAGAGACTGAGTACGTTTCTAGGTGGTTGGTGGTGGCTACCGGAGAGAATGCAGAGGAAGTGTTGCCGGAGATAGAAGGTATGACTGATTTTAATGGTTCTAAATTACACACGAGTCAATATAAGAACGGTCAGACCTTCGACGGAAAGAAAGTGCTGGTGGTTGGTTGTGGCAATTCAGGGATGGAAGTTTGTTTAGACCTCTGCGATCATAATGCTCGCCCATCACTTGTGGTCAGAGACACA GTGCACGTCTTGCCACGAGAGATGCTGGGAAGATCAACTTTCGGGCTGTCCATGTGGTTGCTCAAGTGGTTCCCAGTAAGCCTTGTCGATAGATTCTTGCTCTTCGTCTCTCGTCTTATGATCGGCGACACTTCACGACTCGGCCTGTGCCGTCCATCTCTCGGCCCACTCGAGCTAAAGAGCATGGCCGGCAAGACTCCCGTCTTGGACGCAGGCACTCTCGCTAAGATCCAATCCGGTCAAATAAAG GTTTGCAGAGGAATAAAGCGACTAACGCATCACGCAGCGGAGTTTGTTGATGGAAAGGTTGAGAATTTCAACGCCATTATCTTTGCAACTGGTTACAAAAGCAACGTACCTTCTTGGTTAAAG GAGAGAGATTTGTTTTCAGAAGAAGATGGGTACCCTAAGAAGCCATTCCCAAATGGATGGAAAGGGGAGTGTGGGCTTTACGCAGTGGGGTTCACAAAACGTGGATTGCTGGGAGCGTCTATGGATGCCAGGAGGATAGCTCAAGATATCGAGCGCTGCTGGAAAGCTGAGTCCAAGCATCTATCTAACTGTAGTCGCTTCTCCTCGTCCACCACcgtctccaccaccaccaccaccaccactactatcATGATCTGA